A genomic segment from Anaerolineae bacterium encodes:
- a CDS encoding aldehyde ferredoxin oxidoreductase, with translation MDKILRVDMSRLEVRTEPLPPEYERFGGRALIARILLNEVPPACEPLGPHNKLIFAPGLLGGTNVSSANRLSVGGKSPLTGGVKEANAGGNGARDIARLGYKAVIVEGKPAEDKLYILYLAHGRAELVPADDWRGLGTYATSARAKERWGEQCSVICIGPAGEMLMRGAGVVVTGHEEQVSRLAARGGLGALMGSKGLKAVVLDSGNAPALPLADPELFRKASTAFAKALLDNPRTGRTGSMHMYGTSGILKIVNEIGTLPTRNFREGSFEKAAEISGEKLRETVLQRGGKVGTPCMPGCVIACCNEFVGEDGQTIVATLQYETLGLVGSNLGLGSLDEVARLNRVCNDLGLDSIETGAALGVAAEAGLARFGDVESFLALLREVAAGSPLGRVIGNGAVTAGRVFGVVRVPAVKGQAMPAYDPRSLKGNGVTYATSPQGADHTAGNAFGARNEVDPLAVEGQCAVSLKLQLGAAMLDSTGLCLFARPPVYSDPQMMVDMINGRYGWGWTVQDLEEFNKSVLRMELEFNRLAGFTKADDRLPEYMLEEPLPPHNSVFDVPASEMDAIFSGL, from the coding sequence ATGGACAAAATCCTGCGAGTGGATATGAGCCGGCTGGAAGTCCGTACAGAGCCGCTCCCGCCCGAATATGAGCGTTTCGGCGGGCGCGCGCTCATCGCCCGCATCCTGCTGAACGAAGTCCCGCCGGCATGTGAGCCGCTGGGCCCGCATAATAAGCTTATCTTCGCTCCGGGCCTGCTGGGAGGAACCAACGTTTCCAGCGCCAACCGCCTCTCCGTGGGCGGGAAAAGCCCGCTGACCGGCGGCGTGAAAGAGGCCAACGCCGGCGGCAACGGCGCGCGCGATATCGCCCGGCTAGGTTACAAAGCAGTGATCGTGGAGGGCAAGCCAGCGGAGGACAAGCTCTACATTTTATACTTGGCGCACGGCCGCGCCGAGCTGGTCCCCGCTGACGACTGGCGTGGGCTGGGTACCTATGCCACCTCGGCACGGGCGAAGGAGCGCTGGGGGGAGCAGTGTTCGGTCATTTGCATTGGGCCGGCCGGCGAGATGCTGATGCGCGGCGCCGGCGTCGTCGTCACCGGTCATGAGGAGCAGGTCAGCCGGCTGGCGGCCCGCGGGGGATTGGGCGCGCTGATGGGCAGTAAAGGCCTGAAAGCGGTGGTGCTGGACAGCGGTAATGCGCCGGCGCTCCCCTTGGCCGACCCGGAGCTGTTCCGCAAAGCCTCAACCGCCTTCGCCAAGGCCCTGTTGGATAACCCCCGCACCGGCCGCACCGGCTCCATGCACATGTACGGCACCTCCGGCATCCTGAAGATCGTCAATGAGATCGGCACCCTTCCGACCCGCAATTTCCGCGAGGGAAGCTTCGAGAAGGCGGCGGAAATCAGCGGCGAAAAACTGCGCGAGACCGTGCTCCAGCGCGGTGGGAAAGTCGGCACCCCCTGCATGCCCGGCTGTGTCATCGCCTGCTGTAATGAGTTCGTGGGCGAGGATGGGCAGACCATCGTGGCAACCCTGCAGTACGAGACGCTGGGGCTGGTGGGTTCCAACCTGGGCCTCGGTTCCCTGGATGAGGTGGCGCGGCTCAACCGCGTCTGCAATGACCTGGGCCTGGATTCCATCGAGACGGGCGCGGCGTTGGGGGTGGCGGCGGAAGCCGGCCTGGCGCGCTTCGGCGACGTGGAGAGCTTCCTGGCGCTACTGCGGGAGGTGGCCGCCGGCAGTCCGCTGGGCCGCGTCATCGGGAACGGCGCGGTGACGGCCGGCAGGGTCTTCGGGGTCGTGCGCGTGCCGGCGGTCAAGGGACAGGCCATGCCGGCCTATGATCCCCGTTCCCTCAAGGGCAACGGCGTCACCTATGCCACCTCGCCGCAGGGCGCCGACCACACTGCCGGCAATGCCTTCGGCGCCCGCAATGAGGTGGACCCGCTGGCTGTGGAAGGGCAGTGTGCCGTGTCGCTGAAGCTCCAGCTCGGCGCCGCTATGCTGGACAGCACCGGCCTGTGCCTCTTTGCCCGGCCGCCGGTCTATTCCGATCCGCAGATGATGGTGGACATGATCAACGGGCGCTACGGCTGGGGTTGGACGGTGCAGGATCTGGAGGAGTTCAATAAGTCGGTCCTGCGGATGGAGCTGGAGTTCAACCGCTTGGCCGGCTTCACAAAGGCCGATGACCGTCTGCCCGAATACATGCTGGAAGAGCCGCTTCCGCCGCACAACAGCGTGTTTGATGTGCCGGCTTCCGAGATGGACGCCATCTTCTCCGGGCTGTGA
- a CDS encoding creatininase family protein, producing MGKWKLPPSGGHMDKPTGIYFQTMTKREIEERLKVNDIIIIPVGSTEMHGDAQPFGEDTFLVSRMAEMVAQATGCTVAEPIWYGSHPYNHLGMPGTVVIPEDTFIAYLRAVIAGFWNAGFRKQILLNGHGQEEVIPLALHQFAKKYQVPCMLVSLHWPTVIHDYLKDKAHGGPFETPFRHADEAECSYSLALFPEMVKLEYAKDTKPEGFMPPDHVDKGGDVYHAPIKGHEQVGFGGIEVIMTPEGVVGRPSLADASKAEAGLNALFDYMVRLIHDILERFPPGQLPPIDKVTMRDREEVEAVLKGPFRGGKHLYTICYPP from the coding sequence TTCCAGACCATGACCAAGCGGGAGATCGAGGAACGCCTGAAGGTCAATGACATCATCATCATCCCGGTGGGAAGCACCGAGATGCATGGTGATGCCCAGCCCTTCGGCGAGGACACCTTCCTCGTCAGCCGCATGGCCGAGATGGTGGCGCAGGCCACTGGCTGTACCGTAGCGGAGCCTATCTGGTACGGTTCCCATCCATATAATCACCTGGGCATGCCGGGAACCGTCGTCATCCCGGAAGACACGTTCATCGCCTATCTGCGGGCCGTCATCGCCGGCTTCTGGAACGCCGGCTTTCGCAAGCAAATCCTGCTCAACGGCCACGGACAGGAGGAGGTCATCCCGCTGGCCTTGCATCAGTTCGCCAAAAAGTACCAGGTGCCCTGCATGCTGGTTTCCTTGCACTGGCCCACGGTGATTCACGATTACCTCAAGGACAAAGCGCATGGCGGGCCGTTCGAAACGCCGTTCCGCCACGCCGATGAGGCGGAATGCTCATATTCCCTGGCGCTGTTCCCGGAAATGGTGAAGCTGGAGTACGCCAAGGACACGAAGCCAGAGGGGTTCATGCCCCCCGACCACGTGGACAAGGGCGGGGATGTCTATCATGCCCCCATCAAGGGCCATGAGCAGGTCGGCTTCGGTGGCATCGAGGTGATCATGACGCCGGAGGGGGTGGTCGGCCGGCCCTCTCTGGCCGATGCCTCCAAGGCGGAGGCCGGCCTGAACGCCCTCTTCGACTATATGGTGCGGCTCATCCATGATATCCTCGAACGCTTCCCGCCCGGTCAGCTCCCGCCCATCGACAAAGTCACCATGCGCGATCGGGAAGAGGTCGAGGCAGTGCTGAAGGGACCGTTCCGCGGCGGCAAACACCTCTATACCATCTGCTATCCGCCCTGA